The following nucleotide sequence is from Penicillium digitatum chromosome 5, complete sequence.
CTATCATGGGCACGCCTGTCGGTAAGGTTGTCGGAACCTTCCTTCTTTGTGCGTTTGGCCAGGGTGTCAAGCGAGTTGCACGAATTGTGACTTTCCAGGATGGTCTTGACCTTCACAAATTGCATATTCGTTTTGATATCGAGGATGTTTGAATATGCGTCAACCTGTGTTTGCTCCTTAGTGAATCAACTTCGAGATGAAGATCACAGCGGAATTTGCCAACGTTCCTTGCTATAGAGTGAAATAGACCGAACAAACCCATTTGAATTTAATCATGTGTCAGAAGTGTCTCCGAACAGAAGACTTAGAACAGGCCCTTAATTTTCTAGTAGTTTGTTGTATTTTTCATGCATTTTCCCAAGACAACAATTTGCCTACAGAATGACGGTAGATCCGAAATCAACATCACTAGATCAAAGTATGCCACCCAACTTTTAGGTGGTTTTTCGACCATGGCAAGGGAATGGAAAAGAGATAACTGAGAAGATGCAAGGGTGGCTGAGAAGGCTATAGCCCAACTGGTAATCGAGAATGAAGCTCCTTGACTGAGGAATGGCATTGGGCAACTATCCACGACCAGATACGAAAAGTAGAATGTTTTGACTGGGGTGTATCTGTAGGGCAACCGTTAGTGTCCAGCACTGCGACTTGGTTTTGAACAAGATGTCTTCATATGTGGTGATGTAGACTTGACAAAGACCAAGAAATAACGAATGTTGAACCATGTCTTGATTCGTTATAACCAGGACCACTATGGAATGGAGAAACGGTACTGAAAATTGATGTCTTAGCAATACAAAAATGAAGATCACTCTGGATTGGGGGTATGCAGAATGATGCATAAACACCCAGCCCGCATTCTTTGGCATCAGCTCTCATCTAAGCTGGCGTAAACCCACTTTGACGCAAGTTTGTTTATCCAACTGCCCCTTGCCTAACATTGCAGTTGTTGGCCGAGTGGGGACTGATAAAAAGGACGACTGTTACGCACATTCAACGATTTCGAGACTGAAAACGATTGCCGACACTTTTTCACGATAACCATGGCGAGCGAGAACAAGTCAGCCTATGTCGAGCTTGACCATTATGGCTCGGCAAATTCACCACAGCCATCGACGAAAGAGTTGATTCataaagagagaagagaaggagaaggagaagaagaagaagcggcAGTACCCGATGGCTCAGCAGATGAATCAGGGTATCCATCGATGTGGAAGCTCATTCCCATCTTGGTGGGACTTTGTTGTTCTGTTTTCTGTATGGCTCTGGTATAGTTCTATATCTTCCACACAGCTACGCACGCCTTGTTAACACTCGCCTTACCAAGGACAACACAATCGTCGCCACAGCGATTCCAAAAATCACCGCGGAATTCGATTCGCTTCCTGACATGGGCTGGTATGGCAGCGCCTACATGTTGACTACATGTGCGGTGACCCTCATTTTCGGCAAGCTTTACACCTACTACTCGTTGAAATGGACATTCATGACGGCATTGACGTTGTTCGAACTTGGGTCTCTCGTCTGCGGCGTTACGCCAACCTCAACGGGGTTGATCATTGGGCGAGCTCTAGCCGGTGTAGGAGCTGGAGGTCTTTTTTCGGGCTCGATGCTTGTCATTTCGACACTTGTGCCTTTGAGAAAGCGCCCGATCTACACTGGAATTATTGGCGGCATCTTTGGAATTTCTAGTGTCGCCGGGCCGTTGTAGGTCAATTTTTTCCCATGTTGCAAGCGGCGATTTCTGTGTTCTCCCACTAATGACATCTCATATCACATCAGGTTAGGAGGCGCTCTCACGGATCATGCAACCTGGCGGTGGTGTTTCTATATCAACCTCCCATTTGGAGCCGTCACAGCCATTATGATTGCATTTTTCTTCCAGGACAAACCACCTCAGAAGCACATCACCAGCCGTGAGAAACTTCAGAGCTTGGATTTAATTGGCACAGCCATTTTCTTACCTACTGTCGTTTGTCTCCTGCTTGCCCTGCAGTGGGGAGGTCAGAAATACCCCTGGTCAAATGCGCGGATCATCGTGCTATTTGTGTTATTTGGTGTGGGCCTTTGCATCTGGCTGTACGTTCAGCATGCAAGGCAGGAACTAGCGACAGTACCACCTCGAATCATCAAGAATCGCAATGTGTGGGGTGCACTGGCCTATAATACCTGTCTAGGTGGCGCATTCTTTGTCTCGGTCTATTACGTATGTTTCTCCTCTGCGAGCCATCGACAACTGCTAACTCGATTCTGTACCAGCTTCCCCTCTGGTTTCAGGCAATCAAAGGCGCCGATGCTACCCGGTCTGGCGTTATGAACCTCCCATTGATCTTAGGAGTCACTATCTTCGCAATGGTTTCAGCAATACTTGTGACAGTTTCAGGATACTACAATCCTTTTATGCTGGCGGCATCTGTGATTTTCAGCATCGGAAATGGCCTCTTGACAACACTGGAACCGAATTCTGGTTCTGCGAAATGGATCGGCTACCAAGCTATGACTGGGATTGGAGCGGGCATGGGTATGCAGCTGCCAACTATCGTTGTGCAAGCAGCAGTTCAAGAGGCCGATATTCCTGTCGCGACCACGTTGGTCGTGTTCAGTCAATCACTCTCGGGTGCGATCTTCATTTCCATTGCCCAAAATGTCTTCCAGAATCGTCTGGTTGCAAACGTTCGGAAATTGGTTCCAAATATTGACCCAGCTGTCATTGTTCGAGTTGGAGCAACAAAGCTACGGGAAACATTTCCCGATAACCTCCATATGGTCCTACAAGCGTATAACAATGCGGTGACGCAGTCTTTCTACATTGCAGTGGCAATGAGTGCGCTTTCAATCTTCGGGGCTTTATGTCTCCAATGGATTTCGGTTaaaaagaagcagatgaCGCCGGCGCATTAACGGACAGAGAAAGGGGAGGAAGCGATTCGTCATGGAAGATAGGACCTTGGTGCAGGATAGTTTCGGTCCATATATGTATATGAGGAGGTACGGGGCAGGATATGCCAAGTATACGCTATCATCAGAGCTCCTCTGTAAACCAGCGCAAGTTCAGTAGTCCGAGTTCTGATCAAAGAGGTAATCAATGGCTTAAACGATGGGATCGTCGTctgcaattttttttgggtccTGTTCTCCAAAAGTCCGTTCATAATAGAAAGGCAACAACTGTCTTGAGAATAGATCTTCTTTGGCACTACGAGCTTTGTTCAAACATCTACGAATGATTGAAGAGAAATATACAACAGCTGGGATTTAGAGAACTCGTAAGCATGCACCTGAGTTTGGGAATTTTTCAGACTACCATGTCTCGCATAAAAGATGAATAAAGATTTGCAAGCATCTTTCAGAGCCGTATGAATACGTACCCTAGGGACATTCCAAAACTTTCTAGAAGAAAGACTTAGACAACATGATCCATGATCCAGCTGTTGAAGTACTCAAGGTTGGTGTGCACGTCCGGAAGTGCCTTCTTCCTCTCAGTCTCATAGATACTGAAGCTGATGAGCCCCACAACGCTTCCATCGACAGTGTTGACAACTGGACCCCCCTTGTCACCTTCCCACGTAGCCTTCTCTACAGGCGGCCAATCACAAACCATGCGATTGGAGATTGAGTGAAGACCTGTCCACTCCTCAGCGCACCAAGCATTGGTGATTCCGACAGCGTCCAGCTTCTGCAATTTCTTAGGGAACTCCGTGTTACTGTAGTTGGTCAATCCCCAGCCGTACATAGTTGTGCCGGAGCCAACAACGTCAGAGAAATTTCCGAGGTCTGCGAGTGGGACGCTGTCGGGTGCGGCCTCGCTCAAGCTCAAAAGCGCTATGTCGTAGTCCCAAGTCTTGGTGCTGTATTTTGGATGCTGAAGGATCTTATTGAAGCTCACTACAGTTCCGCCGGTGGTGCGGTCGCTGCTACCGACCCGAGCCTTCAAAGAGCTAGTTGTCTGGTTCTGAACGCAAGAAGCGGTCGTCAAAATAGTTTTCGGGGTGATAAGAACACCAGCACATTTGTTGAAAACTTCGTCAGACGACAAAAGAGCGGCGGTATAGGGTACGGCAGTGGTAGGTGCCTCGCTACCTCCATCCAAAGCATGAGTGGGCTGTGGAATAGATAGCAAGAGGCAGAGAAGGGAAGAACCGTAGGTGATAGAGTTCAACATGATGAAAAGAGAGTCACTGGGTAATGTTTGGTGATGATAGGGGTCCTCAACTGGCTTTTAGGAATCTTATATACGTCTATGGTTGGTGATTTCAGGCATTTCGCAGGGAAGCTCTTGTCCGATGCCCTGTCAGATCCAGATCTGTAGAATGTTCACTAATCTCCAAACAAGCAAGGAACCTCACGCATTTATTGAAAGCTGCATCGTGTTTTGGCGTCAAAACAAATGGATTGCAGTGCATTCTTCATTTTCAGCTGCACATTCTTCCAATCATTGTGGTGGATGTTGGTTCTGCTGCTCAACTACCCCGTAGGGACCTTCTTTTCTCACTGCCCCCTGACCGAAACTGTATGCAGGGGAAATGCTCCCTTCTTAATATGCAGGCATCTACTAGACATGCATAGGTTATGCAATATTTCAGGCAAAGTGGCAATAAATGAGGCATCATGAAAGGGCTGACCCAGCACAGCATGCTGCATACTTTGATGTTTCGGCTAGTCTACTCCAATTATGAAGTTTAGTCTGGGGACCTCAATTCTGAAGCCTACCCAGTACTCAATACACGAGGGGATGATTACTTTGATAAGAATCGTGACGTTTGAAAAGTTCACTGCGTTctccatactccgtacactgCGATGTTTATTccctggtcagggcgtctCAAAGAATGTTGAACAGCGTTGCGTCAATTTCAGCCAGCACGATTGACAAAGCCACAGTTTTGAAAATTTAGTCGATCCTTGGATTCTAAGCAGTTTTACAAG
It contains:
- a CDS encoding TqaJ, with translation MASENKSAYVELDHYGSANSPQPSTKELIHKERREGEGEEEEAAVPDGSADESGYARLVNTRLTKDNTIVATAIPKITAEFDSLPDMGWYGSAYMLTTCAVTLIFGKLYTYYSLKWTFMTALTLFELGSLVCGVTPTSTGLIIGRALAGVGAGGLFSGSMLVISTLVPLRKRPIYTGIIGGIFGISSVAGPLLGGALTDHATWRWCFYINLPFGAVTAIMIAFFFQDKPPQKHITSREKLQSLDLIGTAIFLPTVVCLLLALQWGGQKYPWSNARIIVLFVLFGVGLCIWLYVQHARQELATVPPRIIKNRNVWGALAYNTCLGGAFFVSVYYLPLWFQAIKGADATRSGVMNLPLILGVTIFAMVSAILVTVSGYYNPFMLAASVIFSIGNGLLTTLEPNSGSAKWIGYQAMTGIGAGMGMQLPTIVVQAAVQEADIPVATTLVVFSQSLSGAIFISIAQNVFQNRLVANVRKLVPNIDPAVIVRVGATKLRETFPDNLHMVLQAYNNAVTQSFYIAVAMSALSIFGALCLQWISVKKKQMTPAH
- a CDS encoding Trypsin-like serine protease, putative, which produces MLNSITYGSSLLCLLLSIPQPTHALDGGSEAPTTAVPYTAALLSSDEVFNKCAGVLITPKTILTTASCVQNQTTSSLKARVGSSDRTTGGTVVSFNKILQHPKYSTKTWDYDIALLSLSEAAPDSVPLADLGNFSDVVGSGTTMYGWGLTNYSNTEFPKKLQKLDAVGITNAWCAEEWTGLHSISNRMVCDWPPVEKATWEGDKGGPVVNTVDGSVVGLISFSIYETERKKALPDVHTNLEYFNSWIMDHVV